A window of the Gossypium arboreum isolate Shixiya-1 chromosome 2, ASM2569848v2, whole genome shotgun sequence genome harbors these coding sequences:
- the LOC128284944 gene encoding uncharacterized protein LOC128284944, translated as MVELIKDYELVIDYHLGKANVVADALSRKSFFALKAMNSQLALLDDGSILAGLRARPMFLQEIYEAHQSDGGLQAKRVQYESSKELDFRFSLDGCLIFQNRICIPKDTELIQKILLEAHSGRLSMHRVV; from the coding sequence ATggtagagttgataaaagattatgagttagtgattgattaccaCCTGGGAAAGGCAAACGTGGtcgccgatgccttgagtaggaaatcctttTTTGCATTGAAGGCTATGAATAGTCAGTTGGCCTTGTTAGATGATGGATCTATTCTAGCTGGGCtaagagctagaccaatgtttcttcaagagatttatgaagctcatCAAAGTGACGGTggtttgcaagccaaaagagtccAATATGAATCGAGTAAGGAATTAGACTTTCGTTTTAGTCTCGATGGTTGCTTGATATTCCAAAATAGGATATGTATTCCTAAGGATACcgagttgattcagaagattttgcttGAGGCCCATAGTGGTCGTTTGTCTATGCAtcgggtagtatga